One part of the Plasmodium yoelii strain 17X genome assembly, chromosome: 13 genome encodes these proteins:
- a CDS encoding ABC transporter B family member 6, putative encodes MHNYNCLKKSSKISHLFFCQYVSPTLKKNSLISCKDIKRNNQISDHIYLVTLISNTNQKNKISHIFNPIKNKFVFFSSYIFQKQPKTKLINNLPEDKNKNKTNNKLHYNFSYLSKYTPNNYIYKIFPSIQSTYPLNYAADSPIINDAYTSMIQNVTKNKLNNKTKNLYYKHNIFYQKNILCTQKLNDTRFYTFLIIRNNFGTKIKNVDKNSGENITLHNKKSNPNSREENNEHSNDENEKWHEIKYAKGNGKNIQLYNNGKKSGNKSGSSNGNKSGSSGKYDNINAKELDTILHNLEKIYENKNSKININIKVLVYLFKNFIFKNKELKAKIFISFAFLVCSKISIIYTPILLSSFIENVNLQTNLPNNHFNTPFSNDPCIIILSAYVLSRVLSSTLNELRNSVFTTISQRISTFISKLFFYKIHNLNLNFILSKKNGELSMIFNRGCKSVTNLLNVIVFQIIPIILEFILYLYILSYKIHYSVSAVTCINMILYILFTTLVTKRRTIIRKNMNKSEQNTFNIFLDSIQNVEQVKYYTNELHELNKFIKEQKIYEKEAINVQKSLSFLNLGQQMILNFNLFLCLYLTYLNIANDVFPFSYLILVNTLLFQLAMPLNMFGTIYRETKLSLVDIECMIKMLIKKMKSINHGHKYDIQKGNIIFNNVTFKYPQMNENFDFTKNINNVDANNKSIHNIKQNSGIIKSISNSIVSFFSKFKTKSEKTKSEKTKQNNNLYTIENVNKINPEIKNNLNNELKKNITNNISTHFDTNNISTHFDTNNINTHFDTNNINTHFDTNNSETTNNYIFQNFSCHINDGEKVAIVGKSGLGKSTLTKLLLKFYEIESGNIYIDNKNIQNINLYTLRKNISVVPQDTILFNNTISYNIKYGNFQCTDKEMIEASIKAELHDKILTMENKYDTIVGERGTKLSIGEKQRICIARSFLKNSKILILDEHASNLDNENKKLIEKALHKLCYGKTTFFITHLMDNLQNMDKIIYFSGQNIYVGKHSELMNQNEAYKEFYNSKNNVI; translated from the coding sequence atgcataattataactgtttaaaaaaaagttcAAAAATATCAcacctttttttttgtcaatATGTATCACcaactttaaaaaaaaactctCTCATATCTTGTAAAGATATCAAAAGAAATAATCAAATATCagatcatatttatttggttACATTAATTAGTAATACTAAtcagaaaaataaaatatcacaTATTTTTAACCCAATTAAGAATAAATTCGTTTTTTTCtcttcatatatatttcaaaaacaacCAAAAactaaattaataaataatttaccagaagataaaaataaaaataaaacaaataacaaATTACATTACAACTTTAGCTACCTTTCCAAATATACACCAAATaattatatctataaaatttttCCCAGTATACAATCGACATATCCACTTAATTATGCAGCCGATTCACCAATAATAAATGATGCTTACACATCTATGATTCAAAAtgttacaaaaaataaattgaataataaaacaaagaacttatattataaacataacatattttatcaaaaaaatattttatgcacacaaaaattaaatgatacACGATTCTACACCTTCTTAATAATTCGGAATAATTTTGGaactaaaataaaaaatgtagataaaaataGTGGAGAAAATATTACTCTACATAACAAAAAATCCAATCCAAATTCTAGAGAAGAAAACAATGAACATAGTAATGACGAAAATGAGAAATGGCACGAAATAAAGTATGCAAAAGGAAACGGGAAAAATATTCAATTGTATAATAACGGAAAAAAAAGTGGCAATAAAAGCGGCAGTAGCAATGGCAATAAAAGTGGCAGTAGTGGAAAATACGACAATATCAATGCAAAGGAGTTGGATACCATTTTGCacaatttagaaaaaatttatgaaaataaaaatagcaaaataaatataaacataaaagTATTAGTATATctgtttaaaaattttatatttaaaaataaagaattaaaagcaaagatatttatttcttttgcTTTTTTAGTATGCTCAAAAATATCAATCATATACACTCCTATccttttatcatcatttattgaaaatgtaaATTTACAAACAAACTTACCTAACAATCATTTTAACACACCCTTTTCAAACGACCcatgcattattatattgtcaGCATATGTTTTATCACGAGTTTTATCATCAACATTAAATGAATTAAGGAATAGTGTCTTTACTACTATAAGTCAAAGAATATCAACATTTATtagtaaattatttttttataaaattcataacttaaatttaaattttatattatctaaaaaaaatggagaatTGTCTATGATATTTAATAGAGGATGCAAAAGTGTTACAAACTTATTAAATGTAATAGTATTTCAAATTATCCCAATTATTTTAGAatttattctttatttatatatattgtcaTATAAAATACATTATAGTGTTTCTGCTGTTACATGTATTAAtatgatattatatatattattcacAACTTTAGTAACAAAAAGAAGAACtattattagaaaaaatatgaacaagtcAGAACAAAatacttttaatatatttctagATTCTATACAAAATGTTGAAcaagtaaaatattatacaaatGAATTacatgaattaaataaatttataaaagaacaaaaaatatatgaaaaggAAGCAATAAATGTTCAAAAATCTTTATCTTTTCTAAATTTAGGACAACAAATGattcttaattttaatttatttttatgtttatatttaacttatttaaatatagCAAATGATGTTTTCCCATTTAGTTATCTAATATTAGtaaatacattattatttcaGTTAGCTATGCCATTAAATATGTTTGGAACTATTTATCGAGAAACAAAATTAAGCTTAGTAGATATAGAATGTATGATCAAAAtgcttataaaaaaaatgaaatctATTAACCATGGTCATAAATATGATATTCAAAAaggaaatattattttcaataatgtCACATTTAAATATCCACAAATGaatgaaaattttgatttcacaaaaaatataaataatgtcgatgcaaataataaatcaattCATAATATCAAACAAAATTCTGGAATAATCAAATCTATTTCTAATTCCAttgtttcctttttttcgaaatttaaaacaaaatcggaaaaaacaaaatcggaaaaaacaaaacaaaataataatctaTATAccattgaaaatgttaacaaaattaatccagaaattaaaaacaatctAAACAATGAgctcaaaaaaaatataactaaCAATATTAGTACCCATTTTGATACTAACAATATTAGTACCCATTTTGATACTAACAATATTAATACCCATTTTGATACTAACAATATTAATACCCATTTTGATACTAACAATTCAGAAACaacaaataattatatttttcaaaatttttcatGTCATATTAATGATGGAGAAAAAGTGGCAATTGTAGGAAAAAGTGGATTAGGAAAAAGcacattaacaaaattactattaaaattttatgaaataGAATcaggaaatatatatatagataataaaaatatacaaaatattaatttgtatacactaagaaaaaatatatctgtAGTACCTCAAGAtactatattatttaataatactATCTCTTATAATATCAAATATGGAAATTTTCAATGTACTGATAAAGAAATGATTGAAGCATCAATCAAAGCTGAATTACATGATAAAATTTTAACtatggaaaataaatatgatacaattGTTGGTGAAAGAGGTACTAAATTATCAATAGGTGAAAAACAAAGAATATGTATAGCTAGatcttttttaaaaaattctaAAATTCTTATTCTTGATGAACATGCTAGTAATCtagataatgaaaataaaaaattaatagaaaaAGCTTTACATAAATTATGCTATGGAAAAactactttttttattactcaTTTAATGgataatttacaaaatatggataaaattatttatttttctggacaaaatatttatgtagGCAAACATTCTGAACTTATGAATCAAAATGAAGCATATAAAGAATTCTACAactcaaaaaataatgtaatttAA
- a CDS encoding U3 small nucleolar RNA-associated protein 15, putative produces the protein MSFFQPVELIRKRNVATQDFKDYLFQFKVVKRENGNSSIKSVCIWKEYVVIGYNNTVSLHNIKGEWLQKKYSCKENVSFLKFRDEKMLGIGMENGNIELIGVFFFDKIKNLKGHKSSITDMCFSSNFQKLYSCSRDFTIKIWNILEAKCEDTLDYHIDSITSMCMYIKNEDNYLISSSYDGYIYFYNLNKNESPNKLELKSPIEYIHIYKDKYIFVAVKNVIKIYSLENFDFIKDITITAKTIYFLNSFNKYIVAASIDKTVYFIDPQLKHPEKIKVVSIFTTIQPSKSVSMYENTICLGSSMGSWSIYGYCESEKKTINNKRKHSIINLEEEKYRITNKNINNYLKRFKYNDALIEAITYESSSMLSLIDYLSKQNMLFAACSTTCEERILKILKFFRYKFVIDILMFEFLFSFLSANKWIETSKNKQILDMLQDLKIGFNKMVKISDYYKNLKEITDDLKKK, from the exons ATGTCATTTTTTCAACCTGTAGAGTTAATAAGAAAAAGAAATGTGGCCACTCAAGACTTTAAAGACTATTTATTTCAATTTAAAGTTgtaaaaagagaaaatggAAATTCGAGTATTAAATCAGTATGTATTTGGAAGGAATATGTAGTTATTGGCTACAATAATACG GTTTCGTTACATAACATAAAAGGAGAATGGctgcaaaaaaaatacagTTGCAAAGAGAATGTTAGCTTCTTAAAATTTCGagatgaaaaaatgttaggaATTGGTATGGAAAATGGTAATATAGAATTAATAGgggtatttttttttgataaaataaaaaatttaaagggGCATAAATCATCAATTACTGATATGTGCTTTAGTTcgaattttcaaaaattatattcatgTTCTCGTGATTTCACTATTAAAATTTGGAACATATTAGAAGCCAAATGTGAAGATACGCTAGATTATCATATTGATAGTATAACCAGtatgtgtatgtatataaaaaatgaagataattatttaattagcTCGAGTTATGAcggatatatttatttttataacttaaataaaaatgagagTCCAAATAAACTAGAATTAAAATCACCTATagaatatatacatatatataaagataaatatatatttgttgccgtaaaaaatgttatcaaaatatattctctcgaaaattttgattttatAAAAGATATTACAATAACTGcaaaaactatatattttttaaatagttttaataaatacattGTAGCAGCTAGTATTGATAAAActgtatattttatagatcCCCAATTAAAACATCCAGAG aAAATAAAAGTTGTAAGCATATTTACAACTATCCAGCCATCAAAATCTGTATCAATGTATGAAAATACTATATGTCTAGGAAGCAg taTGGGATCCTGGAGTATATATGGATATTGtgaaagtgaaaaaaaaacgatcaataataaaagaaagcATTCTATTATAAATTTGGAG GAAGAAAAATACCgaattacaaataaaaatataaataactatctTAAAAGATTTAAATACAACGATGCATTAATTGAAGCAATTACTTAtga AAGTAGCAGCATGTTATCATTAATAGATTATTTATCCAAACAAAACATGTTGTTTGCAGCATGCTCTACAACTTGTGAGGAgagaatattaaaaatattaaaatttttcagatacaaatttgttatagatatattaatGTTTGAATTTTTGTTTTCCTTTTTAA gTGCGAATAAATGGATTGAAACTTCGAAAAATAAACAGATCTTGGATATGCTTCAGGACTTAAAAATT ggttttaataaaatggtaaaaattTCAGATTATTATAAGAACTTAAAAGAAATTACTgacgatttaaaaaaaaagtaa
- a CDS encoding GTP-binding protein, putative, which produces MLLKLVLFFIINIFFIHTKCNSYYIRRKFFENLFFLNYNSNNLNNFDVGGNKKIKTLGKKKNFITKLKNKEYNERYQNSRRKYKHVDKKFPACFLLTNREQDKLSIQCDKNNRHKRFYIFGKDKNKKNSLNTNNRIYSATFDSIFKENFNENDRLKKSELISILACICTNIVIQYLKIKEEKKLENFDYSFDYSVMNILKLVNFEYDVNEEIEKKKKNKYKKKKKKEYIDKTYDNEYTEEININIDNKNTKEEDEKLNEYIKKLEYNTLELSEIEPYIDLFFGKKTYKNIFIKHNIDIQKIYKVLNEALFDKCKEKENVIQLQKFVEEEEKNTLKKKKINVRNAKTFNDYMHNFNALEEKRNIEEVENILYDDMNNLMENETVENKEKKKKKKKKKRENSQIAKWKKENKYGGKLELDPSNDDDDENGNDDDENGNDDDENGNGENENGENQNDNDENGESENYDDKNDDKNDDKNDGKNDGKNDDKNDGKNDGEINSLSYILIKNCSNLEKEQSEDQKEDKGDIILIKFIYDNKYKCEFRTDIGVIVYEMENDNLENLDKIKIINIGKESNGNIIVRRENKICEKNELNEDSLKFIEKINLSELYSLPYKKRYKKKQKIIKEINKKINYDNVKENDKKILLYTYLRIWDDDLHFYELNKFDIKMFEKDKNNDEEMDENVSYLNEKKKYNFFQNYNYSDKEEILITSDTYNKIVSSEKNLEKRNKNIYDLLNNDEKFFNDDFISFNLNIYINNRKVINNIEDLINILKSFNCDFSKNILNYLIKVKKEKKNFPFLSYKQFLNNYTFNEEDELFSVNKILDKCRIENRYINLFGENGNYRNNRFSKLFVFPIASKYRLKKYKFIKNGELNIFDTRKGINFCGEKRRDGISIYSIIDDNKKNKRKNREKNHEKNKKKDENNYLTQLMEDYDTDFSKKIDNDLTNFENINNIIEIKDENKENIEKGKKNSYSSDDKKCVQNKKSNVKKNYFKKMIEKQKKINDFLSLENMKENIKKHINIVDLDGAIKYFTNEEKEGEKKKKKFDNINNINDEEEIKELNYNKGEDFVEGINKMEEIELDESIKKMLQNNNMHRLNTIGTENKINIEKKKKEKEKINNFFKDMKAQVKISNDTCVGCGISFQTVDKKRLGYLKNHIYEKVIADEENSDKDSILKEIYEENEKFGEKFGEKFGEKFGENGGKNGGENYKLEFEEIIKSTKQYIQRQNEKNEEIEINEQDKKGKIFNDHLINNTEMNYLDEEGRMKDEESEIVDNKPYICERCFDLKYKNKIKNNLIINYSNNNEISAHDFEKYVINIFKKKCFIIYIVDILDLYIYSNLQKLFKIYKKLHSDKKKVEGFYFCINKVDLLKGYKEFTVKTYVHNFLKNNKINILFNNIFLISAKTGYNVKKLIYTAYVRSKNAFMKKKKKKKEESENFSLAEEDDEEIGEQNEEGVEDENNEIGDHNEEYKDLMSELYENDENESDENESDENESGENESGKNGKNEHIWEEYGGKKRTKKNPKNVNLYIVGNANSGKSTLINYLLKNLSNEKNKNMNSNNNFLISNSIIPGTTLKNIKIKLNKNLTINDTPGIISNNSILSYLNFDEMKYVVCTKMKKKIPSIYINENDYIFIGGIVYINILNIKKYYSIMSFFMSDKIPIIKRKRFSKDPKEFLKKKIQSGYLYPPFSVDRFNEINDYKKCYFNINNPYVNIDNSSYDIHIQGMGCITFYSFQNIEFDLYTLKNVDVVGRPSLMPYHKKYGMLDFSVKKKI; this is translated from the coding sequence attcaaACAATTTAAATAACTTTGATGTAGGTGGtaataagaaaataaaaacccTTGGTAAGAAAAAGAATTTTAtcacaaaattaaaaaataaggaaTATAATGAAAGATATCAAAATAGTAggagaaaatataaacatgtaGATAAAAAATTTCCAGCATGTTTTCTTTTAACTAATAGAGAACAAGATAAATTGAGCATACaatgtgataaaaataatcgTCATAAacgtttttatatttttggaaaagataaaaataaaaagaatagTTTAAATACAAACAATCGAATTTATTCAGCAACATTTGATAGtatttttaaagaaaattttaatgaaaatgatagaCTAAAAAAAAGTGAACTAATTTCAATTTTAGCATGTATATGTACAAATATTGTAATTcagtatttaaaaataaaagaagaaaaaaaattggaaaatttTGACTACTCTTTTGATTATAGTGTTATGAATATATTGAAGTTGGTAAATTTTGAATATGATGTTAATGAAGAaattgagaaaaaaaaaaaaaataaatataaaaaaaaaaaaaaaaaagaatatatagATAAGACATATGATAATGAATACAcagaagaaataaatataaatatagacaataaaaatacaaaagaagaagatgaaaaattaaatgagtATATTAAAAAGTTAGAATATAATACATTAGAATTAAGTGAAATAGAACCATATAtcgatttattttttggaaaaaaaacttataaaaatatttttataaaacataatattgatatacaaaaaatatataaagtttTAAATGAAGCACTTTTTGATAAATGTAAAGAAAAGGAAAATGTTATACAACTTCAAAAATTTGttgaagaagaagaaaaaaatactttaaaaaaaaaaaaaattaatgtaagAAATGCAAAAACATTTAATGATTATATGCACAATTTTAATGCTTTAGAAGAGAAACGAAATATTGAGGAAGTGGAAAATATACTTTATGATGATATGAACAATTTAATGGAAAACGAAACGGTAGAGaataaagaaaagaaaaaaaaaaaaaaaaaaaaaaaaagagaaaatagcCAAATTGCAAAATGGAAGAAGGAAAATAAGTATGGAGGGAAACTCGAGTTGGACCCTTCAAATGACGATGACGATGAGAATGGAAATGATGACGATGAAAATGgaaatgatgatgatgaaaatggaaatggggaaaatgaaaatggagAGAAtcaaaatgataatgatgaaaatggaGAGAGTGAAAattatgatgataaaaatgacgATAAAAATGACGATAAAAATGACGGTAAAAATGACGGTAAAAATGACGATAAAAATGACGGTAAAAATGACGGGGAAATAAACTCCCTTTCttacattttaataaaaaattgcaGCAATTTAGAGAAGGAACAAAGCGAAGATCAAAAAGAAGATAAAGgtgatataattttaataaaatttatttatgacaataaatataaatgtgaATTTCGAACGGATATAGGTGTTATAGTATATGAGATGGAAAATGATAATTTGGAAAACCtggataaaataaaaattataaatataggaAAGGAATCTAATGGTAATATTATTGTTAGgagagaaaataaaatatgtgaaaaaaatgaattaaatgaGGATAGTCTAAaatttatagaaaaaataaacttaTCCGAATTATATTCCCTTCCATATAAAAAACGatataagaaaaaacaaaaaataataaaagaaataaataaaaaaataaattatgataatgTTAAAGAAaacgataaaaaaatattgttatacACATATTTAAGAATATGGGATGAtgatttacatttttatgaattaaataaatttgataTTAAAATGTTTGAAAAGGATAAAAATAACGATGAAGAAATGGATGAAAATGTATCTTATttgaatgaaaaaaaaaaatacaatttttttcaaaattataattattcaGATAAAGAAGAAATATTAATTACAAGTGATACATATAACAAAATAGTTAGTAGtgaaaaaaatttagaaaaaaggaataaaaatatttatgatttattaaataatgatgaaaaattttttaatgatgattttatttcatttaatttaaatatatatataaataatagaaaagtaataaataatattgaagatttaataaatattttaaaatcgTTTAATTGTGATTTTagcaaaaatattttaaattatttaataaaagtaaaaaaagaaaaaaaaaattttccatttttatcatataaacaatttttaaataattacacATTTAATGAAGAGGATGAATTATTTAgtgtaaataaaattttagaCAAATGTCGAATCGAAAAtagatatattaatttatttgggGAAAATGGTAATTATAGGAATAACagattttcaaaattatttgtatttccTATAGCATCAAAATATAGattaaagaaatataaatttattaaaaatggtgAATTGAATATATTTGATACTCGAAAAGGGATAAATTTTTGTGGTGAAAAACGAAGAGATGGTATTTCCATTTATTCAATCattgatgataataaaaaaaacaaaagaaaaaatcGCGAAAAAAATcacgaaaaaaataagaaaaaggatgaaaataattatctTACACAATTAATGGAAGATTATGATACAGAttttagtaaaaaaatagataatgATTTGacaaattttgaaaatattaataatattatagaaataaaagatgaaaataaagaaaatattgaaaaaggaaaaaaaaattcttatTCAagtgatgataaaaaatgtgtacaaaataaaaaatcaaatgtgaaaaaaaattatttcaaaaaaatgatagaaaaacaaaaaaaaataaacgatTTTTTGAGTTTAGAAAATatgaaagaaaatataaaaaaacatataaacaTTGTTGATTTAGATGGTgcaattaaatattttacgaatgaagaaaaagaaggtgaaaaaaaaaaaaaaaaatttgataacatcaacaatattaatgatgaagaagaaataaaagaattgaattataataaagGTGAAGATTTTGTTGaaggaataaataaaatggaagAAATCGAACTTGATGAATCtataaagaaaatgttacaaaataataatatgcataGATTAAATACAATAGGAACTGAAAATAAgataaatatagaaaaaaaaaaaaaagaaaaagaaaaaattaataatttttttaaggaTATGAAAGCACAGGTGAAAATAAGTAATGATACGTGTGTAGGATGTGGTATCTCATTTCAAACGGTAGATAAAAAAAGATTAggatatttaaaaaatcatatatatgaaaaagtAATAGCTGACGAAGAAAATTCAGATAAAGATAGTATACTAAAAGAGATATATGAAGAGAATGAAAAATTTGGTGAAAAATTTGGAGAAAAATTTGGAGAAAAATTTGGAGAAAATGGTGGCAAAAATGGTGGTGAGAATTATAAACTCGAATTTgaagaaattataaaatcaaCAAAGCAATATATTCAAagacaaaatgaaaaaaatgaagaaatcgAAATAAATGAACAAGATAAAAAGGGGAAAATTTTCAATGATCACTTAATAAATAACACAGAAATGAATTATCTAGATGAAGAAGGAAGAATGAAAGATGAAGAAAGTGAAATAGTGGATAATAAACCATATATATGTGAAAGATGTTTTGatttgaaatataaaaataagataaaaaataacttaaTAATTAactatagtaataataatgaaataagtGCACatgattttgaaaaatatgttataaatatatttaaaaaaaaatgctttattatatatatagttgatattttagatttatatatatattccaatttacaaaaattatttaaaatttataaaaagcTTCATtcagataaaaaaaaagttgaaggattttatttttgtattaataaagTAGACCTATTAAAGGGATATAAAGAATTTACTGTTAAAACttatgttcataattttttgaaaaataataaaataaatatattatttaataatatatttttaataagtgCAAAAACTGGATATaatgtgaaaaaattaatatacacTGCTTATGTGCGAAGTAAAAATgcttttatgaaaaaaaaaaaaaaaaaaaaagaggaatCTGAAAATTTTTCATTAGCAGAAGAAGATGATGAAGAAATTGGCGAACAAAATGAAGAGGGTGTggaagatgaaaataatgaaattggAGATCACAATGAGGAATATAAAGATTTAATGAGCGAATTATATGAAAACGATGAAAATGAAAGCGATGAAAATGAAAGCGATGAAAATGAAAGCGGTGAAAATGAAAGCggtaaaaatggtaaaaatgaacatatttGGGAAGAATATGGAGGAAAgaaaagaacaaaaaaaaatcccAAAAATGTGAATTTATACATAGTAGGTAATGCAAATAGTGGAAAGTCTACACTCATAAATTATTTACTAAAAAATTTatcaaatgaaaaaaataaaaatatgaacagtaataataattttttaattagtAATAGTATTATACCAGGTACgacattaaaaaatataaaaataaaattaaataaaaatttaacaaTAAATGATACTCCTGGTATAATTTCAAATAATTcgattttatcatatttaaattttgatgAAATGAAATATGTAGTTTGtacaaaaatgaaaaaaaaaattccttctatttatataaatgaaaatgattatatatttattggtgggatagtatatattaatattttaaatataaaaaaatattattctatTATGTCATTTTTTATGTCTGATAAAATTCcaattataaaaagaaaaagatttTCAAAAGATCCAAAAGAATttttgaagaaaaaaatacaaagtGGATATCTGTATCCACCATTTTCAGTTGATAGATTTAATGAAattaatgattataaaaaatgttattttaatataaataatccatatgtaaatatagataatagTAGTTATGATATACATATTCAAGGAATGGGTTGTATTACTTTTTATTCTTTTCAAAATATTGAATTTGATTTATATACACTGAAAAATGTTGATGTGGTTGGAAGACCTTCTTTAATGCcttatcataaaaaatatgggaTGCTCGATTTTtcagtaaaaaaaaaaatataa